A single window of Saccharomyces kudriavzevii IFO 1802 strain IFO1802 genome assembly, chromosome: 16 DNA harbors:
- the CSM4 gene encoding Csm4p (similar to Saccharomyces cerevisiae MPS2 (YGL075C) and CSM4 (YPL200W); ancestral locus Anc_6.208) produces MDKKCVARKVAPKLSSQLVIWKWKPQSWLLDRRLGILNNNYFCLQWELLFLTNEVMKWKEMIAFLENQLSCIPHNSVAERTGNKKGFQGLINEYNEQMKENNLVISILKGRPRFSSFSMYLCDEVYSNLTLAVAELDSLIIISFISLVFLWVSIEV; encoded by the coding sequence TAGCAAGAAAGGTGGCACCAAAGTTATCTAGCCAGTTGGtgatttggaaatggaaGCCGCAGTCCTGGTTGCTGGATAGAAGATTGGGGATACTAAACAATAATTATTTCTGTTTGCAATGGGAGCTCCTTTTTTTGACTAACGAGGTCATGAAGTGGAAAGAAATGATCGcctttttggaaaatcaaTTGTCATGCATACCACACAACTCCGTGGCGGAACGAACAGGCAATAAAAAGGGCTTTCAAGGTCTCATAAATGAATATAACGAAcaaatgaaggaaaataatTTGGTGATCTCCATTTTGAAAGGTAGGCCACgcttttcctcattttctaTGTATTTGTGTGATGAAGTATACTCAAACTTGACACTCGCTGTCGCCGAATTAGATTCACTAATAATAatctcttttatttccttGGTATTTTTGTGGGTATCTATAGAAGTGTAG